The DNA window AGTTTCTCCAGCTGCTTGAAACGTGGGGTCGTTCTGGGCAATTATGTCTACAGCCTTATTGATGTCCTCAGGAGATAGACGAGTGATGGCACTCCCAAGTCGTTTCTTTTCTTCGGTTGTCATCTTTCTAAAACAAAACAAGAATTTATGCATAACAGATGAGTATGTTTAGACAATGACAGGCGACGTATATTTACCAATAAAATAAACTCAAAATGGTTCAAGTATTACAATACCATATAACTGATGCAAACACATCCCAGCTGCCTAAAATGGTAATGCAAACTGAACTGATGCTCGTTATTAAGTGTCCAAATTTGCAAATAGTATTTTATTCAGATAAAATATTTTATGCAAATAGTATTTTCTTTAAACATTTCTAACAtaatataaacatataaaataattttaaaaaatattttgggtTTTTGGATTCAGATATTTCGGAtagtttaggatttatattctcgCAAAATCGATTTTTCGGATCAGTTCAGACTTCAAATTTGGAAATAATCCGGTCTGAAATCCAAATGCTTAACCCTACAGAGCCACTCCTCTGACccgcctctctctctcactctgtCCTCTACCTCTCTGGTGACTCAACTTATAAACACTTATAACTATTCATAATCTTTGTGTCTCCCATGTGTTTATTTTAGTAGTAAGTTTTTAAGTGTTTTATTATAGTACTTACCAttattttcatgtttttgtTCTGATTTACTCCTTGAGCTTACACCCCAAACGACCTCAAGGCTTAAACCTCGTAGGGCCGTTGGAAAGAGCCTTTTGAAACACTAAAGCTGATATTATCCGGAATGAGATCGTGTACCTTTGGATGCAACCAACCCAAAAAGTGATATCAGTGGACGACTTCCATCGCTGTTATAAATTCTCTTTTAGGTGTACACAAGTTTTCATTTTATCTCCCACAATTATGGAGCAGTTGCTAGGTTCTTTGAGAAGGTGAAATCACAACAACCAAGCAACCTAGTTTATGACTTTGATCCTAAAACCAAGTACACAGCAAAAGAATCCATAAAATAGAATACTATATTCCCAAATTAATGTCACTTTGGGGACACCCACACCTTGGGTTCAATCCCACTATTTTCCCCTCCCTAAACAAAATCATAATTAGATGGGAGATCCAAGTGATGATTTTCACAAAAagtaaatttattatatttaaaagaaCTATTCACCTGTCAAATTGATTTCCGTGTGTCAAACCAACTCGTGGGACACCCTATATTAACTTTAAATAATAAGGGCATGTGTAGATATAAAAAGTGTTGTAGTCAAGATATTATCAAACAGAGCAATTACATAGGAGCACGATATAAATCAAGAAGTTCTATGTGTTGAGACAAAACAAACCTGCATTTCTGAAGTACCGAATCTCTGAGTTCCTCAAGTTGTGCATCAACCTCATCCAGCTGGAATGGTTAATAAATGCTTTCAGACCATTTCCATGAGGCTATCTTAGGTAGAAAGAAGAGATGAAAATAGATGAAACAGAAAGTAAGAAATTATTTGCTTCGCTTTCCTTTATTATCTTCATTTGCTTTGAAGAAGGGAAACTCATCTTTAAAGTTTAAGGTTCTTTTTCACTTACATCAAAACATAATTCTCTAGTCATTTTGGCATAAGCAGCCTCTTGTGCAAACTGTACATCTAGTTGCATATCAGCTTCTTCTTCTCTCCGCCTTTCTTCCTTTAATCAGGCAATATATATGTCAAAAAAGCTACTGAAGTTGTTCTTTATTGTTAAATAGATGCACTTTTAAAGTAAACATCGCAATAACTTATGAACTTTTCAAGGAATAAACTACAACCTCTTCATCAACTTTTGGGAGAAGTTGCAACCATTTCGTCTCAAATTTATCCAACAAAGTTTTGGCCATAACATGAACATCATCTCTTTCTTTGTTATACTTCATTGCATTCTTGAATATCAGCCTCACGTCAGCGCATACTTCTCGAACATTTTTATACCCAGTACCATCTTTGGCCTCCATTCTGCATTTGATAGTGCTGAAATCCATGGGCTTCTCAATAACCTAGAGTCATTTGTAAGAAGTTATAGAAATGCAAGAGGAAACTGGAAGATCGAAAGGGGACAGGAAACTGCCTGGTGATTGAAGATGGCGAAACAAGTTACGAAATGAAAGTATGCTGAACAAATTCTCCCATGTATCAATTTTTAAACCTCATACCTATTCAGTGACGAACATATTGATCAACAGATCTTCAAATTTCTCCAGAAACATTTTGGtggattttttctttttttgtcattattttaatactattatctaatgcttattttattttcatactGTTTTTTTTGGAGGGGAGGGTGTTATGAAATAGAGAAAATTCAGCTTAACCTCATAGTAATCGTGCAAACCAAGACCTACTACATCCACAGGCTGCAAGAATGGTCCCGCCCACTGGTGTTGAGTTAACTGAAATTGCAAAAACGCAGCAACAACAACTAAGCAGCAAACTAAAAATAAGAAATACAACCGCAGCACAGAACTAAAGAGGGTTAACATTGTGGAACAGCCAGTATTATgctcttttcaatttttcatccCCTTAACTGCAGTGGTAGATGATACAACTGCACCCTAAAAATAGACTTCCCTCACCaacaacattattttatttaatcctACACTGGAGTTCTTTCATCGAGACTATTCTCTATGTTCATAAGCACATTCCCTTAACTTCTAGGGCTTAAAGAGGGGAAAATCAGAGTCAGACAACGGAGGTGTCAAACCAACCAATTAAATGTAACATCAATCTAAAAGCTAACATGAATGAAAATTGTTCAGCTATAAAAGGATACCAAACTAGAAGAAACAATAGACTACCTGTCGCAATATCATCCCAAATTGGCGCATAAGCTCTTGCATTCTCTGAGCAGCAACGGCTTCCCTACTTGCAATATCTTGCTGCTTCTTCTTAAAGCTGCTCGCAGAAAACTTGTCCCTTTCTTTTTCCTTCACTAAAGAACCAACACGAGTGTCCAGGTGCTTTGCATTTGAAGTGGAGTAGAATTGTTGAACCTCATTGAATTTCTGCTCAAGCTGCAAGTGCATAGCGTTAAAGTCATCAAAACCTTTTTTTGGTCTTGGAAATCCACTCCCTTATTCGATACAAATAACAAACGGTCATTATTAGTACTAAGAACACTGTAAAAGATCTTGAAAAAAACCAGGTCTTCTTAGACAAT is part of the Salvia splendens isolate huo1 chromosome 6, SspV2, whole genome shotgun sequence genome and encodes:
- the LOC121807190 gene encoding transcription factor GTE6-like isoform X2; its protein translation is MTMEAKTESVVDAPVVAPPGTVRDMSDAESLNLGVEEMFVKVDQLEQKFNEVQQFYSTSNAKHLDTRVGSLVKEKERDKFSASSFKKKQQDIASREAVAAQRMQELMRQFGMILRQVIEKPMDFSTIKCRMEAKDGTGYKNVREVCADVRLIFKNAMKYNKERDDVHVMAKTLLDKFETKWLQLLPKVDEEEERRREEEADMQLDVQFAQEAAYAKMTRELCFDLDEVDAQLEELRDSVLQKCRKMTTEEKKRLGSAITRLSPEDINKAVDIIAQNDPTFQAAGETVEVDIDAQSESTLWKLKFFVKDTLPLQMKSSTSTGGNINGDNNQNCNNKRKRDVPESLAKTAQKKSKKPPN
- the LOC121807190 gene encoding transcription factor GTE6-like isoform X1, with product MTMEAKTESVVDAPVVAPPGTVRDMSDAESLNLGVEEMFVKVDQLEQKFNEVQQFYSTSNAKHLDTRVGSLVKEKERDKFSASSFKKKQQDIASREAVAAQRMQELMRQFGMILRQLTQHQWAGPFLQPVDVVGLGLHDYYEVIEKPMDFSTIKCRMEAKDGTGYKNVREVCADVRLIFKNAMKYNKERDDVHVMAKTLLDKFETKWLQLLPKVDEEEERRREEEADMQLDVQFAQEAAYAKMTRELCFDLDEVDAQLEELRDSVLQKCRKMTTEEKKRLGSAITRLSPEDINKAVDIIAQNDPTFQAAGETVEVDIDAQSESTLWKLKFFVKDTLPLQMKSSTSTGGNINGDNNQNCNNKRKRDVPESLAKTAQKKSKKPPN